The DNA region TAACTTTCTGCACTTCCATGCGACACTTATGGCATCTACAGGGTTAAAAAATCTATTCAATTTACGCCAATATGCAATTTTAATTGAAGTGTACCATTACAAGACGGCTAAATccaattttaaaaattataatcTGTGAATTTATGACCGTTGTATTGTTTGTTAATTTTAAAcattgatgtttacattttatttgttattcATATTTTGCGTTGTGTGTAGGTTTTATCTGTATGATCTGCAGAGCTGTATCAGTGTCAGTTTATTCATGGTTTTGCACTGGTTTGTATGCGTATCCATGTTTGCAGAGGAGAAAGTTTCTGCGGATGAAGCGGCAGAAGTACGGTTACATCTACCGCACACACCTCTTCGGGAATCCCACGGTGCGCGTGACCGGAGCGGATAACGTCAGGCAGATTCTGCTGGGGGAGCACAGGCTCGTGTCCGTGCAGTGGCCCGCCTCTGTGCGCACTATCCTGGGCTCGGATACACTGTCTAACGTGCACGGAGCGCAacacaagacaaagaaaaaggtAAGTTAGGATTTCATCTGAAAGCCTCcttgttttaatttcagtgtgatGTGAAACTACAGTCTCGGAAGTGGATACATGATCTACTCTTGTGTTACCATTTGCTCAGCACAGTTTGAAACGCCTGTTAACtcctaaaataataaacatgcCCTGTTGTCTACTTAAAGTAAATTTATAGTTGATAGATTTGTCAGTAACATGAGAAGCAAATattattttcttcctcttgcTTGCttgatcttaatttattttaggGATCACTGCAACTACCATAATTGTTGTAATTGTTTAAATTCATTAAGTAACAAATAATCTTTTCAATACTGTGTCTGATAATCACTGAACAAATAAGTAGCCAGAGTCATTTGTGATCATTGGAgtttaaacacttaattttctgtaCACAAGTGAAAAACTCTGCTTCTACAGTGAGAACATTTTTCAGTCAAAACAACTTTATGTTAAGAATTTCACATAAAGTAGtatctgcatataaatacaGTACAATAGAAGTGCAAGTAACTGCACTGGAGTCCAGACAAATCTGCACTTGACTTTTGAAAATGCTTGAAATAAATAGATTGGCACTTTGAAATATTCATAATGTACTGGCAGACTGTTTCCCTTGcgcaaagaaaaataaactaaGGGCTGAATTATGAATAAATTACTTGAAAATGAGATGTTGTAGTGTACTAAGACAACATAATAATAAAGTGAGAAATTTATAAGGTTAATGGTATGCCCTCCTCCAGGCCATCATGCGAGCTTTCTCCACCGAGGCTCTGGAGCTCTATGTCCCCGTCATTCAGGAGGAGGTGCGGGCTGCAGTGAGGGAGTGGGTGGCCAAGGACTCCTGCGTACTGGTCTACCCAGAGATGAAGCGGCTGATGTTCCGCATAGCCATGAGGATCCTCCTGGGCTTTGAGCCGGAGCAGATCAAGACGGATGAGCAGCAGCTGGTGGAAGCTTTCGAGGAAATGATCAAAAATCTGTTCTCTCTGCCCATCGACGTGCCTTTCAGTGGACTGTACAGGGTAAGAGATGAACACACTGCCTAACAGCTGTGCTTTCTTTATCTAACCTTTTTAAGATGTGGATCAAATTATAAAATTAACGGTGAGACAACACTTGCAGATGCATGACTGTCAGTTGTGACTATGGATAGTTTAATTAACTGAGTAATGTTAGAGTTAAAGCTGAAGGACCATACCTTTTGATTTTGAATATTATATGATACCcaacaacatataaacatatgCAGAAAAAGCCATCTTTCACTGTGGAGCATTACCTAACTCAAACAAATTAATCCAGATTAACTAGTAAATGAAAGGAAGAAAATGGCTGCCTGTAGTGTAAATGGACTGTAGTAAATAgcacaaaacattcaaaaacttGGTAAGGTCCTTTTTTAAAGTCAAAACAAGCACATCACATGAGGCAAGCAGCAGAGTGAAATGGTTGATAAATGaatgtgtctgtatgtagatatgCAGTAACAAGTGACTGCAAGCGTCAGTCCAATTCATCTTCTgacattgtttttcttctctgccCTCCACTTGTTCTTCCCTCCCTTTTTTCCACCTATCCTCTGTCAATCCCTTCTCCCCCTGCCATCTTCCTGTCCTCCAGGGTCTGAAGGCAAGGAACTTCATCCACTCTAAGATAGAAGAGAACATCAAGAAGAAGGTTCAGGAGTCAGACAAGGAGTCCAAACACAGAGACGCTCTGCAGCAGCTCATAGACAACAGCAAGAAGAACGGGGAACCATTCAGCATGCAGGTAGAGACATTATCTGGGCACATCCACTTTGTCCAACTACACATATGAAAAAACACACTATCCTTCCAGTAAAGTACACTGTCTTGGTTAGGGCCTGAACCAttctttttgtctgtattgcTGTGTCAAGGCCATTAAGGAATCTGCTACAGAGCTGTTGTTTGGAGGCCATGAAACCACAGCCAGCACAGCCACCTCTCTGGTCATGTTCTTGGGCCTGAACCCTGAAGTTGTGGATAAACTGAGGCAGGAACTGATGGACAAGGTAATTCCACTGCACAACTTAACTTCTATATGCTGTTGTTTCAAGACTCTTGATAGTGGCTGTTAGAatgcaggggttttttttgttttgttttgctgaacATTAACACACAATCTAGTGCAAATTAATGTTTGTCTCATTCATGTGACCATTTTACGAAAAATAATACAATGAACAGTCATGTTTAATCTTTAAGCACGAGCAGGAAAAGGTAACTCCTGACCTTGCAAACAGTGGTTGCCTGAAACATGTCTTCACTCAGAGTCTACATACTACCTTTTTCGTGAGCTTTCAACCCCATCTCATGGTCGTCTTGGCAAATTCAGTTTGCTAAGTTGTCAAACTCACTCACGTGATGATATCTGGGctatctccatgacaactgagcagACAGTATATAAAGTATGTAAAGTCAAAATAAGTCAGtgctgacttttagtttcacatgggacacaaacagctgtctcctgggtcaaaTTCCTGTGATTTGACCCATCCTCAACCCCAGCCTACCACCACTCTGCTCTTTATACAACCTATGAGGTTGTAACAGTAACAGCGAGTTGCTGAACCAGGGagtttgtgtgtccaccacgaccAAGGATCCTAATTGTCTTtccattggcattgtttccatggTGCGGGCACGTCATTTTAACACATGAAATGTGCCACCACTATGTAAGGTGTGAAGAAGTCCAGATCATTTCCAGTATTTCTGTAGATCAGGTTGTAGTAGTTCACACTGAAGCTTTCTTGGTAAAGCTAATTAGTGTCAGATGTGTTAAACCCAGATCAGGAGCCAGATCATGAAGCTAGGTCAGGTAAacagtgtttgattttcttaATGTGCTTTGAGTTACTGTGTAACAAGGCTTGTTTTAAGTTGTAAGGTCAGCAAACAAGTGAAGTATGAATAGATGGTTTTCAGTATGTGGTCTGATTCAATCATTATGATtattactgtatataaaatCACTGTTCTGAAACCAGTCTGGGTTCAATGAACAGCCAGCACTATCCCATTCCTCACCAACTATCATTACACTTTGGTTAATACTGACCTCCACTTTTCCTCACATGCAAatttgtctctgttttcaggAGGAGCAGGGGATGGACCTCCACAGTCTGAACATTGAGTCCTTGGAGCAGTTAAAATACACAGGCTGTGTCATTAAAGAGACTCTACGGATCAATCCTCCTGTTCCTGGAGGCTTCAGAGTGGCCCTCAAGACCTTTGAGCTCAATGTAAGTTAACAAAGATCTCTGAAACCAAATCTGTAAATGGCAGATTGAAGAGACCCATCTGAAAACCTGTATCAAACTGTCTGCTTACTGATAATTTCCCATCACATCTTCAGGGTTACCAAATTCCCAAAGGCTGGAATGTCATCTACAGCATCTGTGACACCCATGATGTGGCAGAGATCTTCCCCAACAAGGAAGACTTCCAGCCAGAGCGCTTCATGACCAAACCCTCGGCCGACTCCTCCAGATTCCAGTACATCCCGTTCGGAGGGGGCTCCAGGATGTGTGTGGGGAAAGAGTTTGCCAAGGTTTTGCTGAAGATCTTCCTAGTGGAAGTGGTCACAAAGTGTCACTGGACTCTTTTAAATGGGCCACCCACCATGAAAACAGGACCTACTGTCTATCCTGTGGACAATCTGCCAACCAAATTTACCAGCTATGAACAAAATTAAACCGAGATAATGATTAGTTTCCTAAAGCCAGTGTAGAGTGAATCATGAGGTCTCCCAAAAGTCTCAGATTAGCTGTGTTTTACCTCCAAATCCACAGGAAACTACAGTAAATTACAGTTACTTGGGGAATTTTTGGAAATTCTCAGTGCTCTAAAAAGAAACTGATCAAAGGCCACATTTTCACATGAACGGAAAATATGTTCGTTATCCTGATCTTTTGGACTTATGTCAATGTAGATTTTATGACATGACATGAATTGTACATATTGTAGATGACTCAAGAacgtattttacattttatattatgATGTTAATACATTGGATTTGTATATGATTTGTTTGAACAAACTAAACGAGAGGCACTATACCCAGACATGGAACACTTTAATCAGCTCAGAGGTGTATCTATAGGATTATGTACATATGTAATGTAGAGTCTGTTTATATAACTTTTGTATCTTACACCAACCTATTTAAGTGATTTATGTAATACTGTTTGGgctttttatttaataaaactgttttgcaaaaaatcttgttttttcttgtttcatttaaatgaaAGGGTTAAATTGTAATGTATAACAAGAATATCACAATATCCCATTTGAAGAAAAGTGGAGAAGATTTTGATACCAGGAATGTCTGTATCAACTACAGAGCAGGAATCAGGTTAGCCTAGATTAGCAGAAAGACTGCAAGCATGGGCTGGGAATTAGCTTGGCTCTTTCCAAGGTTCAAAAATATACTGGTGAAGCTCACCGATTAATGTCTGTGTGGTGTGGAGTTAGAAAGAAATGAGCTCAGCAAAGCTCTGTAGCCTACTCCACATCTCTGTTTAAGGCTACATTATCTGCTACTTGCaaagagtgctccagggatgactttttatattttctttctactaaacTACATCCACCAATCATACCACTGCGCAGAGTGAAGCTTGCATCTACTCTACACCTGCCACTGAGGTAGGCAGGAGCCTcatgtccatgagtagatgcacgcttccttagGTGTGGTGAGTTGGCTGGCAAGTGTGGGTTcgatggaaagaaaatagttcctacatgaaacttctCACAACAAGGACTGTGGATTAACTTGAGTAAtcaagtcatgatttctggaaagagacattattGCTGAGTTTTTCCAAATTTCTTCTTTTtagtgctttgagcaccacaagccaagtgccatctagtttcactacattagagagaaggcagacatctctacgaccaatatctccaacaccatGCAACTCACACTAGAATCATCTcaactgataaatagcactacaggtaagagggaaaatatgtctTTTGGATTTCTGGGGAGACATGTCGCTTTAAGAAAAACTTTGATTAAAATTCCTAAAAGGTTTACTGTAGGACTCATGTTGATATGCAATCACAACATGATAATAGCACACTaattaataaacacaaaatataatgaaaattTAAGGTTTAATGAAGTCATTAGTGATCTGACTGTGTTTGAAAATGACGAGATAAAGACAAGCTCTCTATGGTTTATTTGCATCAGGTAAAGCTTGCTGATGACAGTTAATGTATCTACTCTGTAGACACAGAGGGTGGGTggtcctgacacacacacacacacacacacacacacagacacagacacatacacattccATTATCCTTACAGAATCAATAAGATGTGAGGAGAAAAGGAAAATAGGAGAGAAATCTGGAACCCATAGAAGGAGGGAAAGCAGAGCAGAGGGCTGATGACCCTGGCAGATGAGCAGGCAGAGGGTGAAACAGAGTTCATACTGATCAGTTCAGTTTCAGGGCACTGAACTGTTAGAGCCTTCAGGAGAATAGTGGAAGTAGGTCAATAGCATGAGGTACACATTTACTGTGGGGTCAGAGATAACATTCTGACATTTAGAATAACATGCAGTTAACGGTTTGCTGTTAGATGTGTTTATGGTGCAGTGGTCAGTGAAAAGCAGTGTTTAAATAGATCACTTGGTTGGAGGCAAGGGTGTGTAGCTGGTAAAAAAGTTCAGCTGATGATATGAATGGTGAAAAAGTTCAATATTCTTTAaacaagtaaagtaaaataaagtgtaCGGgattcattttgtcttttttttgttaataaagACACCAAAGAACAATAACTGCAATCCAAATTGattattattacaaaatatCTTAAGAGTTGTTCACTTATCTGTGCATGTAGATTCACAGTAACCATGGCTCAGTTCCGTGTATGTGGTCCACAGAGTTATCCAGATTAGAGTGTTGATAGTTTGACATGAGTCTGGATTTTTTGGTTCTTTGATGCTAGTTCAATTTATATCTGGAAATGTTGACAGAGCAACAAGTCATTAAGCTCAGACCTGCAAAAGTGCAACTTAATGATAGTTAGCTGGACAATGACCCAGACGTGTTACTATGAACCACATACATGAAATCATTTTCAGATAGAAATGGCTCGCTTTCCTAGATTCATAATGAAAGAGTGTTGATACAATTATGAGAACAAGGAGGTTATTGTAAAATCACCATGATCTGTaattataacaataaaaatgtcataatgacAATGGACCTGTAATTATGCATTCCATCATtccttcatccatccatccattcattcattcatttttcatagCCACTTATCCTGTCACGgggagcctatcccaactgacattggatgagaggtggggtacagtctggacaggttgccagactatcacagggctgacacatagaaacagacaaccattcacactcacattcacacttaccaccaatttagagtcaccaattaacctgcatgtcttctgACTATTGAAAGAACCCGGAGAAAACTCACAATGACATGGggaaaacatacaaactccgcacagaagggctcccctacGACACAGGAACTTTCTTGCTGTGAGGGaataatgctaaccactgcaccactgtgccgcaaTTATACATGATGaagcaaaataaattaaaataaacctaACTAGTTTGAGACACTGTGAGCAAAAATATATAAACTCAACCACAGGATTCtgaatgttaaaatattaatagGGCCAGATCATATGGCATTTAATTTAGAATCAAAATGGGGAGTTGTCATTTGAATACTAAAATGCATTAATGATTAAGTGCTTGTTCATGAAATTAAAGCTGCTTTTTAACAGATTTTAGTAAGGTTCTGTTCCCTACCAGGCTTATCACTATCACGTAAAAGTGATACACCCACAGGGGAAAACCTGCACCCGCCATGCATCGATGTCACTCATAGTCTTCCCACCCTCACTAGTAATATTTAACTGTttaacagtgatgaaacaacagaaacactgtGGAGCACGTTATAGATCAAAATGTTGTATAGCCAGGCGGGAACACAAATAAACCAGACTCTCTGAATACCTGCTTAACCTGGTTTCTCTAAGTAACCTGGTAATTTAGGTGCATGTAGTCACACTGATTGACTGATTTGTTATAAACAGTGGTGTTgtggagggtatacacaggTATATGGGGTATTCCACCTCCACGTCCAGCTGCTTAAAGTATACCCAACTATCACCCAAAAAGCCgttggaatatataggagagtatacccacttcctcctctgtaacCTACCCGTGTAGTACACCACCTAacaaccactacaccactggttcTAAATTGTTGTCAGTCTAAACAGCAACATGAGACACTGTAATGAGGGATGTCAGTTACAGTTAATTTTGCTTACAATAGCCTGACATCAATTATTTTAGCAACAAATTCATTGatttttagaaaaaagaaaaaaaaaactaaaaattacATGAAATACAAAAGGTCTCTCCTTTTAGTGTGGCGCTCTATTGATTAAGTGAGCTTAAGTACTGCATTTCAAAGCTCTGACCATTAAGAGGTGCTGAAAttataatgttttgtgatgtaaatgtcttggcttttattttgttttatgctggctttgctgacagacagtcaGCTAAcagcattaaagggatagtgcacccaaaaatgaaaattcagccattatctactcacccatgcgatggaggctcaggtgaagttagagtcctcacatcccttgcggagatcccaggggagaggggtaGCAACACatctccacctaatggaggcttacggcgcctcaggttcaaacgtccaaaaacacataattgaaaccacaaaatatctccatattgctTGTCCGTAgtaatccaagtgtcctgaagcccagacataaaaagttgtttggaaaaacgtcatttgaactctgtttttagccgcATTGTAGGCTGTAGCTCTAACGGCCTCtctggatctccgcaagggatgtgaggattctaaaacgtcacctgagcctccctcggcatttgggtgagtagataatggctgaattttcatttttcaattcaattcaattttatttctacagcccaatatcacaaatcacaatttgcctcacagggctttacagcatacaacatccctctgtccttatgaccctcgctaGAAACCTCAGggagagcaactgaggagggatccctcttccaggacggacagacgtgcaatagatgtcgtacagaacagatcagcataagtATATAGGTGTATTTTTGcatgcactatccctttaacaagtGGAAACAGCACCCATGGCCCACCTtccagtctccactggttagctaatgttagctctgCACTGCGCAGCACCTGAGTCGGGTCTgacctaacattagcttgcatGCCGCTCATTTGGCAATTACCACTGGTAATGCTGTCCTGTTGAAGGCACAGCATTTCTGTGATACATTGTGGTCAGCCTCCAATGTCCCCCCAGGTATCAACAGTGAgtaagtggcttcattttgagctacAAAACTCCTTTAGCACTGTTAAttgtgttcagttcaattcaattttatgtataaagcccaatatcacaaatcacaatttgcctcacagggctttacagcatacaacattcctctgtcctttggaccctcacagcggataaggaaaaactcccccaaaaaaaccctttaacagagaaaaaaaacggtagaaacctcaggaagagcaactgaggagggatccctcttccaggacggacagatgtgcaatagatgtcgtacagaacagatcaacatgataaattaacagtaatccgtatgacacagagagagagagagagagagagagagagagagagagagagagagagagatgcaggtaatgacagtatcttacaacaacattaatgaaagtaataatattatagttatagttctggttactgcggtacaatatgttgaaagtatatattagtatctggcagtatacatgtgtgacaataatcatatgtgtataataacagtagaagtatgactaatgactaatgatggcagcagcagctggaggcatctggcaggaccacggcagcagcacaaccacacacgtcacgctgtccaggcaccgctgcaatatgagttaatctgagagacagtggagcacaaaggctccggagaagaagccgagttagtgacatccagaatggccaagttagcaagatgcagtaataggatatgaGGGAGAGataaggagagaaggtgcccggtgtattataggggggtcctctggcagactaggcctaagtcagcctaactaggggctggtacaaggcaagcctgagccagccctaactataagctttatcaaagaagaaagtcttaagtctacgCTGCTAATGGCACCAACAGAGCTAACAATGGTTCTAACAATCAGTGCTTAAGGGGGTTTGTGGTTCAAAATAGAGCCACTTACTCACTAAGACGACCTTAAAGGAGACTTGGGCCTAATGTTTCCATAGCAACGCTACTGGGTCGAATGAACTTGTTTTCTCagataaatacatatttttaaaaaacattcatgatttttgtaaatttcatATATTAATGCTCCACTGATAAAATGGCATTACACTTGGTAaagagtgcattatgacttgtttaggacttggaactcaaagtttaggactttgGACCTGACCTGAGACtcgtcagtcttgacttgggacttgatttGGGGCTTGattgcaaagacttgagacttaattgtgaaaacaattaCTGGGTCTTATCTCTGTCTGTTTCACTGAATTCAAATGTATGTGAGTAAGTGGAAAAGTAGGATGTAATATGAGTTTTAAACAGGGGACTTTAGACCCAAAGCCCCAAGATCCACCGGCAGATTTGGTCCCCCCAatgttgactccatggctacAGCCTTACTTTCTGCTGCCCTTCTGATTTACACCAGCCTCCCTCCACTTCACAGCGACTTCTTAGCATTGTACTGTTGTCCCTGGCCCTTGTTTATTACTGTGCTACTTGTGATTATTGGATCCACAAATGCTGAACTGTTGTACTTATTGTAAGTCACTGTTGATAAGAGTTTCAGCCTAATGGCCAAATTGTAATAGTAAATTGTCGTTGACACCTTTATGTCCAGCCATCCTATCCCCGCCAGTCCAGCCCTCGAACGATGTGAATGAACTTCTCTGAACTTTGCCTCCTCTCCTCATTCTAAAGAGCGTCTGCTTCCCTCCATTGTTCACCATCACCCAGTGGAGACAAAACTTTGCATGGCCAAGGCCATTTTGGTCTAAATTTGTGACCATTGTAGTGAATTTACAACTCAGTGTTGAAAGAGGTTTGAAACTAGCTTACTTTCAATTAGATCCTCAGGCCTGAACATGGTACAGAGTAAATCATTGTAATAGCTACAGAAGCAGTGTTATTGAAGGCAACACTTTTATACACCAAACCACTTTGTTGccatgaacagtgcatgagagaGGGGTGGAGGCTGGAGGACGCAGAGACAACCACAGAAataaaaggagagagaaaaggagaacaAAATCTGG from Epinephelus fuscoguttatus linkage group LG20, E.fuscoguttatus.final_Chr_v1 includes:
- the LOC125881001 gene encoding cytochrome P450 26A1, whose protein sequence is MALNTLLATFLCTIVLPILLFLVALKLWEVYMIRGRDQSCPSPLPPGSMGLPFIGETLQLILQRRKFLRMKRQKYGYIYRTHLFGNPTVRVTGADNVRQILLGEHRLVSVQWPASVRTILGSDTLSNVHGAQHKTKKKAIMRAFSTEALELYVPVIQEEVRAAVREWVAKDSCVLVYPEMKRLMFRIAMRILLGFEPEQIKTDEQQLVEAFEEMIKNLFSLPIDVPFSGLYRGLKARNFIHSKIEENIKKKVQESDKESKHRDALQQLIDNSKKNGEPFSMQAIKESATELLFGGHETTASTATSLVMFLGLNPEVVDKLRQELMDKEEQGMDLHSLNIESLEQLKYTGCVIKETLRINPPVPGGFRVALKTFELNGYQIPKGWNVIYSICDTHDVAEIFPNKEDFQPERFMTKPSADSSRFQYIPFGGGSRMCVGKEFAKVLLKIFLVEVVTKCHWTLLNGPPTMKTGPTVYPVDNLPTKFTSYEQN